The following proteins are encoded in a genomic region of Danio rerio strain Tuebingen ecotype United States chromosome 16, GRCz12tu, whole genome shotgun sequence:
- the lratd2b gene encoding uncharacterized protein LOC550535 — MGNQVEKLTHLNYNELPTADPNGFDPEDDAPRIGVSYIFSADDDEQEENMDETENEDVKHYDCRNELECAVYYRDEVIYERNSRFGEVGTLSRENLANKCKAGDLVEFVAIGQFPHWAVCVGELQVVHLHRNEIKCDFLLDASQGKRGRIVNELYKFRALSSDAVVQNAMEQVGLKERDVCWKNSECFAAWCRFGKREFKVGGEIRIGKQPYKMKLQLSEKKSHVLDFQSLEDLIVEKRKNDQMGREAVIQELENHLNCAEEPGDDYNCN, encoded by the coding sequence ATGGGGAATCAAGTGGAGAAGCTCACACACTTGAATTACAATGAATTACCGACAGCTGACCCTAATGGATTTGACCCAGAGGACGACGCTCCGCGGATCGGCGTCTCTTATATTTTCTCCGCCGATGACGACGAGCAGGAGGAGAACATGGACGAGACGGAGAATGAAGATGTCAAACATTACGACTGCCGGAACGAGCTGGAGTGCGCCGTGTATTATCGCGACGAGGTCATATACGAGCGGAATAGTCGGTTTGGTGAAGTGGGCACGCTGTCGCGCGAGAACTTGGCGAACAAGTGCAAAGCCGGCGACCTGGTGGAGTTCGTGGCCATCGGTCAGTTCCCGCACTGGGCGGTGTGTGTCGGCGAGCTACAGGTGGTTCATTTGCACAGAAACGAGATCAAATGCGACTTTCTTTTGGACGCGAGTCAAGGTAAAAGGGGCAGAATCGTGAACGAGCTGTATAAGTTTCGCGCGCTGAGCTCGGACGCGGTGGTCCAGAATGCCATGGAGCAGGTGGGCTTGAAGGAGCGGGACGTTTGCTGGAAGAACTCGGAGTGCTTCGCCGCTTGGTGCAGGTTTGGAAAACGCGAGTTTAAAGTCGGAGGCGAAATACGCATCGGTAAACAGCCGTACAAGATGAAACTGCAGCTCTCCGAGAAGAAAAGTCACGTTTTGGACTTTCAAAGTTTAGAGGATCTGATCGTGGAAAAGAGGAAAAACGACCAAATGGGAAGGGAAGCTGTCATTCAGGAGCTGGAGAATCATTTAAACTGCGCTGAAGAGCCTGGGGATGATTACAACTGTAACTGA